The Theileria annulata chromosome 3, complete sequence, *** SEQUENCING IN PROGRESS *** genome has a segment encoding these proteins:
- a CDS encoding uncharacterized protein (note;~Tap-24g11.q1c.C.cand.14 - score = 34.60): MLKSKIFIFSNNFSKFYPSPFLSVRHYSLERAGNSFNHLIKKLDKSVTEASKNIENHEKVMEIVREFLNGKFTLEQNSLFLSKITSYDKLSQDFWSDYIVKLNDLFREADSRRLKISLTKASLNELNILSTISTCLIKGKQVSKQFASFFLKSAMRNLYNIIPDKINIFNSLMDYLVYSGYKEPIPDMIYDVLIEASPKIQQYDLIHIMHSIGTLGQKNEQMIEVFSRILNNKISKGLLTRFEKTKLVKAYSLMNYEHITFFNHITKELLFIFSQMELGNCSNNPPPEEDNVMGIGTPNCSPTGVIVDVMKYIRFKSHVQNDEFSEWNKEQNEMEDLSDVAEVKFNNQKDQVYTCGQIISILDSMIYLKFHHLEPEFKKLVNNALKHLYKDEIIENFDPEQLRSSISLLAVCRKSVNDQILELITRRFIQSYVDGKASNSQLSLFLKDLVKLTRIVIKRRNIRNKMISITNFVPPKWINNPLLTEQDSMDPNSSRSMIEHLCYKICENVNTYF; encoded by the exons atgcTAAAATCCaagatttttattttctctaACAATTTCTCAAAGTTTTATCCTTCACCTTTCTTGAGTGTAAGACACTATTCACTAGAAAGAGCAGGAAATTCATTTAACCACCTCATTAAGAAGTTGGATAAATCTGTCACTGAAGCCtctaaaaatattgaaaatcATGAGAAGGTGATGGAAATAGTAAGAGAATTCCTAAATGGCAAATTTACACTTGAACAAAATTCGTTGTTTTTGTCAAAAATAACTTCCTATGATAAACTAAGCCAGGACTTTTGGTCAGATTACATAGTAAAGTTGAATGATTTATTTCGTGAGGCTGATAGCAGGAGGTTGAAAATATCTTTAACAAAGGCTTCTTTGAATGAGTTGAACATTTTATCAACTATTTCAACATGTTTAATCAAAGGTAAGCAGGTTTCAAAACAGTTTGCATCTTTCTTTTTGAAATCAGCAATGAGGAATctatacaatattataccagacaaaataaatatatttaacag CTTGATGGATTACCTTGTTTACTCTGGATATAAAGAACCTATTCCTGATATGATTTACGATGTTTTGATTGAAGCCTCACCGAAAATACAGCAATATGATTTAATACACATAATGCATTCGATAGGTACTCTTGGACAGAAAAATGAACAGATGATAGAAGTTTTCTCCAG aatattgaataataagaTTTCAAAGGGGCTTTTGACGAGGTTTGAAAAAACTAAGTTGGTGAAGGCATATTCACTAATGAATTACGAACACATAACATTCTTTAACCACATAACAAAGGAGCTATTGTTTATCTTCAGCCAAATGGAGCTCGGAAACTGTTCTAACAATCCGCCTCCTGAAGAGGATAATGTTATGGGTATAGGAACACCCAACTGTAGTCCTACTGGAGTTATTGTGGATGTTATGAAATACATCAGATTTAAATCGCATGTGCAAAATGATGAGTTCAGCGAGTGGAATAAAGAACAGAATGAAATGGAAGATTTGTCAGACGTTGCAGAAGTTAAGTTTAATAATCAGAAGGATCAGGTTTATACGTGTGGACAAATAATTTCGATCCTCGATTCAATGATATAT CTTAAATTTCACCATCTGGAGCCTGAATTCAAAAAGTTGGTAAACAACGCATTAAAGCACCTGTACAAGGATGAAATTATAGAAAACTTCGATCCAGAGCAG TTGAGGTCTTCAATATCACTGCTCGCAGTTTGCAGGAAATCAGTCAATGACCAGATTCTCGAGCTTATTACTAGGAg GTTTATTCAGTCATATGTCGATGGTAAGGCCTCAAATTCACAGCTATCTCTCTTTTTAAAAGACTTGGTAAAACTTACGAGAATCGTTATTAAACGGAGAAACATAAGGAATAAGATGATAAGTATCACAAATTTCGTACCTCCGAAGTGGATAAATAATCCTTTACTCACAGAACAGGACTCCATGGACCCAAACTCGAGCAGATCAATGATAGAACACTTATGCTACAAAATCTGCGAGAATGTCAACACgtatttttaa
- a CDS encoding ATP-dependent Clp protease proteolytic subunit, putative (note;~Tap-24g11.q1c.C.cand.13 - score = 20.38;~Apicoplast targetting peptide predicted by the PlasmoAP tool;~Signal peptide predicted for TA05070 by SignalP 2.0 HMM (Signal peptide probability 0.990, signal anchor probability 0.001) with cleavage site probability 0.735 between residues 23 and 24), which yields MPILRFVLILSSLVIHLSEESLGFPENNFLYRRISTIFNKNKIIKPKFINKEGVIDRKGPVAGKKTFFLTNNSKNSNTTIKPTRFYSQLLSLPNSGVAHLVISQLLYLDYDSQDKPIKIYINSDNERSNEDGISTSEIDALNIVDVMNYLKNEVITINLGKAYGPAALILASGTPGKRYVLPRSYTLLRQSPTTLSFRQAEDIAIYSREILKARRSVIKVFSKACNKSEEEILEKINVGDYMGSQETVNFGLADKILENIN from the exons ATGCCCATTTTGAGATttgttttaattctatCGAGTTTAGTCATACACCTAAGCGAAGAATCGCTAGGATTCCCCGAAAACAATTTTTTGTATAGAAGAATCTCGacaatttttaacaaaaacaaaataataaagccaaaatttataaacaaGGAAGGGGTAATAGATAGAAAAGGACCAGTTGCTGGAAAAAAAACTTTCTTTTTGAcaaataatagtaaaaaCAGTAATACAACAATAAAACCAACTAGATTTTATTCACAACTCTTATCCTTACCAAATTCAGGT GTGGCACATTTAGTGATAAGCCAGTTGCTGTATTTGGACTACGATTCACAAGATAAGCCAATAAAAAT ATATATAAATTCTGATAACGAACGCTCCAATGAGGATGGGATTTCCACATCTGAAATCGATGCACTGAATATAGTCGATGTTATGAA TTATTTGAAAAACGAAGTTATAACAATAAACCTCGGAAAG GCATATGGTCCTGCAGCACTTATTTTGGCATCAGGAACACCAGGGAAGAGATATGTTCTTCCAAGATCGTATACACTGCTGAGACAGTCGCCCACAACTTTATCGTTCAGGCAGGCTGAAGATATCGCTATATATTCGAGGGAGATTTTAAAGGCGAGGAGGTCAGTGATCAAGGTTTTTTCAAAAGCCTGTAACAAGTCAGAGGAGGAAATTTTAGAGAAAATAAACGTCGGAGATTACATGGGCTCGCAG GAGACTGTTAATTTTGGACTAGCAGATAAAATCCTAGAAAACATCAACtag
- a CDS encoding bis(5'-nucleosyl)-phosphatase (note;~Tap-24g11.q1c.C.cand.12 - score = 9.99), translating into MVIRRSFCLELLKIPQNVEFYAFGHVKIHNSQVFAKTKSSYAFTNIKPFAPGHSLVSPLRVVPRYKDLTPQELYDWSCLVQVVAESLEKMYDSTSCSIIIQDGPEAGQTIPHLHAHIIPRKKNDIKDPDSIYSTIDNNEGKLKTLEEMAKLANETKKFVDLVMASKSVGCLK; encoded by the exons atgGTCATTCGACGTTCATTTTGCCTTGAATTGCTCAAAATTCCCCAAAACGTTGAGTTTTACGCTTTTGGTCACGTCAAAATTCACAACTCTCAAGTGTTTGCCAAAACTAAATCAAGTTACGCTTTCACAAACATTAAACCATTTGCTCCTGGTCATTCTCTGGTTTCCCCTCTCAGGGTTGTCCCG AGATATAAAGACTTAACACCTCAAGAACTGTACGACTGGTCATGTTTGGTCCAAGTAGTTGCGGAATCCCTTGAAAAAATGTACGATTCAACTTCCTGCTCCATCATAATACAA GATGGGCCTGAAGCAGGCCAAACAATTCCACACCTTCACGCCCATATTATTCCGAGAAAAAAGAATGATATAAAAGACCCAGATTCCATATATTCCACCattgataataatgaagGAAAACTAAA gACTCTTGAAGAGATGGCAAAATTGGCCAATGAAACCAAAAAATTTGTAGATTTAGTAATGGCTTCTAAATCAGTTGGATGCcttaaataa
- a CDS encoding RNA helicase, putative (note;~Tap-24g11.q1c.cand.218 - score = 80.90) has translation MGRDERSSSSHRNYSRSSWRRSSRSRNRSHNRSSSTRRNRSRSDERDRKRSYSDKRRRNDSPKSFSPQGRKSKPETEKSHKQKDSESKPSDTVTNEKTEVDQKKLDRLNRFKKLAEMRQKSEIEKKSVSIKLAPVDGNKNEKRVLSAFQGLQEPSYDPQPSYSEQDTTDDVDPLDHFMSNLNYQDEVVPDQDDFVQPKQMDFSKVATLDDILKWSNQSQDAIDHSEDTIEKTDNTVNNVNNVEKEDEIDEDEFLSKLKDKIKSDNKSKIIEYDDEGLERCFSDDEYDPTKVSMGGPEYIELLPKIIKGGGKKELPRVDHTKIEYLPFRKNFYVQVSSITNMGEHEVDAFRRANGNIRVYGKKCPRPISSFSQCGLPDPILKILEKREYERPFPIQMQCIPALMCGRDVIGIAETGSGKTLAFLLPAIRHALDQPSLRENDGMIVLVIAPTRELVIQISNESSKFSRAVGLKTLAIYGGAGIGEQLNALKRGAEIVIGTPGRLIDVLTLSKGKVTNLRRVTFLVLDEADRMFDMGFAPQISAIVGNIRPDRQTALFSATFPIMIENLAKKILAKPLQIVVGQRGKSASQVDQHVLVLNEEKKLLKLLKLLGEWHEHGNIIIFVNTQLESEHLFNDLLAYGYDAGILHGGVDQTDREFTLNDFREGKKTILIATSIAARGIDVKSVVLVINYAAPDHFEDYVHRVGRTGRAGTIGTSYTFLTPEEASKSHDIIKALKLASQEVPKELLQLSQAHLATLDGKIKFRGRGFGGKGFKFTESEQSRQQQERKRAIKLMGIFATIIIHYIIMWLLEGSDEEEEEEEEETEESLPQKAMAALQTAREVAKQFDKTPIYRYRNLNQPTPMIKGLSCAGYIDANTGKTIDEFDINNYPESVRYKITHREILSAVQENTNVTLQVKGMYISADQPTNRLGFAGGNKGLYIEIVGPSVVSVQRAMYDLVHYCYIITFINTNNNNVIM, from the exons ATGGGACGAGATGAACGTTCTTCCTCTTCACATCGCAATTACTCGAGAAGTTCATGGCGAAGATCGAGCCGGAGTCGGAACCGGTCTCACAATCGGAGCTCCTCTACAAGAAGGAACAGATCAAGAAGTGATGAACGGGATAGAAAAAGATCATATTCAGATAAGCGGAGGAGAAATGACTCTCCGAAGAGCTTTTCTCCCCAGGGAAGGAAATCCAAGCCTGAAACTGAGAAATCGCATAAACAGAAAGATTCGGAATCTAAACCCTCTGATACAGTAACAAATGAGAAGACTGAAGTGGACCAGAAGAAGCTTGATAGATTGAATAGGTTTAAAAAATTGGCTGAGATGAGACAAAAGTCTGAAATAGAAAAGAAATCTGTTTCAATTAAGCTGGCACCAGTGGATGGGAATAAGAATGAAAAACGAGTTTTATCGGCTTTTCAGGGTCTTCAAGAGCCTTCGTATGACCCACAGCCCTCATATAGTGAACAAGATACCACTGATGATGTTGACCCGCTAGATCATTTCATGTCAAATCTTAACTACCAAGATGAAGTAGTCCCTGATCAGGACGATTTTGTTCAACCAAAGCAAATGGATTTTTCCAAAGTAGCTACGTTAGATGATATTCTCAAGTGGTCCAACCAAAGTCAGGATGCTATAGATCATTCAGAGGACACCATAGAAAAAACTGATAATACAGTTAATAATGTGAATAATGTAGAGAAAGAAGATGAAATAGATGAGGACGAGTTCCTATCAAAGCTTAaggataaaattaaatcagATAATAAGAgcaaaattattgaatatgACGATGAGGGGCTAGAGCGTTGTTTTAGTGATGATGAGTATGATCCCACAAAAGTTTCAATGGGTGGCCCAGAGTACATAGAACTCTTGccaaaaattattaaaggAGGAGGAAAGAAGGAATTGCCGAGAGTTGACCACACCAAAATCGAGTACCTACCGTTCAGAAAGAACTTCTACGTGCAGGTGTCGTCAATAACGAATATGGGCGAGCACGAAGTTGACGCGTTCAGGAGGGCCAATGGCAATATCAGAGTTTATGGTAAAAAGTGCCCTAGACCCATTTCAAGCTTTTCCCAGTGCGGACTCCCAGACCCAATcttgaaaattttagagAAAAGGGAATATGAAAGACCTTTCCCAATCCAAATGCAGTGCATTCCAGCACTAATGTGCGGAAGAGATGTAATAGGAATAGCAGAAACAG GCTCTGGAAAGACTTTGGCGTTTTTGTTGCCTGCTATAAGGCATGCCTTGGACCAACCGAGTTTGCGAGAAAACGACGGGATGATAGTGCTTGTGATAGCTCCGACTAGGGAACTGGTGATCCAAATTTCAAACGAGTCGAGCAAGTTTTCTAGAGCGGTAGGCCTGAAGACGTTGGCCATTTATGGAGGCGCAGGGATAGGTGAACAGTTAAACGCACTAAAGAGAGGAGCTGAAATTGTGATTGGCACACCAGGAAGACTAATTGATGTGTTGACATTGAGCAAGGGGAAGGTGACTAACCTCAGGAGAGTAACATTTTTGGTGTTGGACGAGGCTGATAGGATGTTTGATATGGGATTTGCACCTCAAATCTCAGCTATTGTAGGGAATATTAGGCCCGATAGACAAACTGCACTTTTTTCAGCCACTTTCCCCATAATGATTGAAAATTTGGCAAAGAAAATATTGGCAAAGCCACTTCAGATTGTGGTGGGACAGCGAGGAAAGAGCGCATCACAAGTCGACCAGCACGTTTTAGTGCTGAACGAAGAAAAGAAGCTTTTGAAACTGCTTAAACTGCTGGGAGAGTGGCATGAACATGGGAACATAATCATCTTTGTTAATACTCAGTTGGAGTCCGAGCACCTGTTTAACGACCTATTGGCATATGGCTATGATGCTGGGATTTTGCATGGTGGAGTTGACCAGACTGATCGTGAGTTCACGCTAAATGACTTCAGGGAAGGGAAAAAGACCATTCTTATCGCAACTTCAATTGCCGCCAGAGGAATTGACGTAAAATCTGTTGTTCTAGTGATTAACTACGCAGCACCAGACCATTTTGAAGACTATGTCCACAGAGTAGGAAGGACAGGAAGGGCTGGTACAATTGGTACAAGTTACACTTTTCTGACACCAGAAGAGGCTTCTAAATCACATGACATAATCAAGGCGCTAAAACTGGCATCTCAGGAGGTGCCTAAGGAGCTTCTACAACTCTCACAGGCACACCTAGCAACACTGGACGGTAAAATCAAGTTCAGAGGAAGAGGATTTGGAGGAAAGGGGTTCAAATTCACAGAATCAGAACAATCTAGACAACAACAAGAAAGAAAACGTGCAATCAAACTCATGGGTATTTTTGCCaccattattattcattatattattatgt GGTTGTTGGAAGGAAGTGATGAGGAAGAGGAAGAGGAAGAAGAGGAAACTGAGGAATCATTGCCGCAAAAG gCAATGGCGGCATTACAAACTGCCAGAGAAGTCGCTAAACAATTCGATAAAACACCAATA TATCGATACAGAAATTTG AATCAACCGACACCGATGATAAAGGGATTATCGTGTGCGGGTTATATAGACGCTAATACGGGAAAAACTATTGACGAGtttgatattaataattaccCAGAATCCGTTAGATATAAGATCACGCACAGGGAAATCCTCTCGGCAGTCCAAGAAAATACAAACGTCACACTCCAAGTCAAGGGAATGTACATCTCAGCAGACCAACCAACCAATCGACTAGGATTCGCAGGAGGAAACAAAGGCCTTTACATTGAAATCGTAGGACCCTCAGTGGTCTCAGTTCAAAGGGCAATGTATGATTTAGTACACTattgttatataattacatttattaatactaataataataatgtaataatGTAG
- a CDS encoding chromosome condensation (RCC1 homologue) protein, putative (note;~Tap-24g11.q1c.cand.219 - score = 102.24) — protein MDVYEFKDEAKAIPILPQLISLGINHSLCVSRTNTFTNSSRSRKRNDEVKQTTSYLNVLSWGKVPFNCLGQGVEVNTSEFPRVIPFFSGRRVTQVSCGDYHSAVLVCSSRENMNAGTVFTFGLGNSGRLGYHIDTNSEILSQQIGTDDKDEPSWCTPVPQPVGMSIGLRNNVVTISCGSNHTLVTTVDGCMYSWGVGAYGVLGNGSVANRYIPVKVIFPYDDIFISKCAAGSRHSMALDRQGNVWSWGYGGNGRLGLGNTRSYFTPNLIEIFDTYEVFQISCGDSHSACLDRFGTVYTWGSCRGGKLGLGNILSDVLEPTVVESLKGIHIIQVSCGTGNTLALSSTGKIYQWGSTLGFNKQTDGLISHTVYLPQPVVETGFKNIFVTSGPYSFAAINIFGDLLTWGLGTGYRLGHGDSKDHVIPKFVSYLRTRMYIDNLLKTYDEAAFKVEDTVENDSINPYDERRIQQIAVGDSHGALLTCNGTVYTWGVNNGTGYNSSSEALENYCEPILFNHFSSKITKIACGSSHTLAITINGLLFSWGSNENGQLGHGDLRNRVVPDSVNTIENCINVFAGIDNSGCICSVSHENMMKDEYGTLWVFGSSTCGKLGLGENMTSTVMTPREITTITGVHSLALGAMHSLALTHDGTLYASGAGSGGRLGTGDTTNAFVFVQVKTDHKFVAIAAGSSHSLAISMENDLYGWGEGKYLTLDEDFVLEPTIINTIPSSTGQAKIVAVAVAANHSLVLSQTGNVFYISI, from the exons ATGGATGTGTACGAGTTTAAGGATGAAGCTAAGGCCATTCCAATTCTTCCTCAGTTAATTTCGCTCGGAATTAACCACTCGCTCTGCGTTTCGAGGACAAACACCTTTACGAACTCTTCAAGAAGCAGAAAAAGGAACGATGAAGTGAAACAGACGACTTCGTACCTAAATGTGTTGTCTTGGGGAAAGGTGCCCTTTAACTGCCTAGGCCAGGGAGTAGAAGTTAATACTTCTGAGTTCCCTAGAGTCATTCCCTTCTTCAGCGGTAGAAGAGTGACTCAAGTTTCCTGCGGAGACTATCATTCCGCAGTTTTAGTGTGCTCTTCAAGAGAGAATATGAACGCTGGAACGGTGTTCACGTTCGGTCTGGGTAACTCAGGAAGGCTAGGTTATCATATTGACACCAACTCTGAAATACTGTCTCAGCAGATTGGAACAGATGACAAAGACGAACCATCATGGTGTACTCCAGTGCCACAACCAGTAGGAATGTCAATAGGGCTGAGAAATAACGTGGTAACGATTTCCTGCGGGTCAAACCACACTTTAGTGACTACAGTTGATGGCTGTATGTACTCCTGGGGAGTTGGTGCGTATGGAGTTCTCGGGAATGGAAGCGTGGCTAATAGGTATATTCCAGTCAAAGTCATTTTCCCCTACGACGACATTTTCATATCAAAGTGTGCCGCAGGTTCTAGACATTCAATGGCACTTGATCGACAAGGAAACGTCTGGTCTTGGGGTTATGGAG GAAATGGTAGATTGGGTTTGGGAAATACTAGGAGCTATTTTACGCCTAATTTGATTGAGATTTTCGACACCTATGAGGTCTTTCAAATCTCCTGTGGAGATTCACATAGTGCTTGCCTTGACAGATTTGGCACAGTTTACACCTGGGGTTCCTGTAGAGGAGGGAAACTCGGACTTGGAAACATACTGTCAGACGTTCTCGAACCAACCGTAGTCGAATCACTCAAAGGAATACACATCATACAA GTATCATGTGGAACTGGAAATACATTGGCGTTGTCATCAACTGGAAAGATATACCAGTGGGGATCGACGTTAGGATTTAATAAGCAAACAGATGGATTGATTTCACATACTGTTTACCTACCCCAACCAGTGGTTGAGACCGGATTTAAGAACATATTTGTCACCTCAGGCCCCTATAGTTTTGCAGCAATTAATATCTTCGGTGATCTTTTAACTTGGGGGTTGGGAACAGGTTATCGACTTGGTCATGGCGATTCCAAAGATCAC GTGATACCTAAATTTGTATCATATTTGAGAACGAGAATgtatattgataatttgcTGAAAACGTATGATGAGGCTGCTTTTAAGGTTGAGGATACTGTTGAAAACGATAGTATAAACCCCTACGACGAGCGTAGAATACAGCAAATAGCGGTTGGTGATTCACATGGTGCACTACTAACATGTAATGGAACAGTTTATACCTGGGGTGTTAACAATGGCACTGGTTATAACTCAAGCAGTGAAGCCTTAGAG AATTACTGTGAACCTATTTTGTTTAACCATTTTTCATctaaaataactaaaatcGCGTGCGGGTCAAGTCACACCCTAGCCATAACTATTAACGGCTTACTCTTCTCTTGGGGTTCTAATGAAAATGGACAACTCGGACATG gTGATTTGAGGAATCGAGTTGTACCGGATAGTGTGAATACCATTGAGAACTGTATAAACGTATTTGCTGGGATAGATAACAGTGGTTGCATTTGTTCTGTGAGTCACGAGAATATGATGAAGGACGAGTACGGAACACTTTGGGTTTTTGGCTCATCAACTTGCGGTAAACTAGGCCTGGGCGAAAACATGACCTCAACTGTAATGACTCCAAGAGAAATTACAACCATCACCGGAGTACACTCTCTGGCTCTAG GCGCAATGCACTCTTTGGCCTTAACTCATGACGGAACGCTTTACGCTTCTGGTGCAGGATCGGGAGGAAGACTTGGAACTGGAGATACAACGAATGCTTTTGTGTTTGTCCAAGTTAAAACTGACCATAAATTTGTGGCGATTGCTGCCGGATCTTCTCACTCACTCGCCATTTCCATGGAAAATGACCTATATGGCTGGGGAGAGGGAAAATACTTAACTTTGGACGAAGATTTTGTCCTCGAACCTACGATTATTAACACAATTCCTTCTTCAACGGGACAAGCTAAGATTGTCGCAGTGGCAGTGGCAGCCAATCATTCATTAGTTCTATCGCAAACTGGAAATGTATTTTACATAtctatttaa